TTCAATGGCAGCTCTTAAACCTGCTCCACCGGCTTCAAAATACTTGATGCAAGCACATTGGCTATTTCAACGACTTCTTTGAGCAGAAACTTCGTTTCCTTGACATTGTTATGGTTTACTTCGGTTAGGATTTCTAACCAAAACTTTGATTCGTTTGCGGATTTAAGGGCGTGAGTAAAAAAATTGATAAAATCATTTTTCGAACTTGCAGCCCTTGCCTCAAAATAATTTGCCCCAATACTTGTACCGCTTCGCAAAAGTTGATTTGAGACAATTTGATAGATTTTTGTTTGAGGTAAGCCCTCGATATGGGTGATAAGTTTAAGAATATAAATCTTAATTCTATTCTTAAACTCACTTTTGAATTTTTCTTTTTCTAATTTTAAATTTTGCGTTGTCATTTTGATTTTCGATTTTTGGATTTTAGATTAGAAAAATCTCCAGTCCTTCCAGATTCCCATGGAAAGGAGTCGAACGTAAAGATCTGAAAACCCAACCCAACCCAAGCTAATCCACATGTAAAGCCCGTGTCTTTCATTCAAAATACTGACTTTTTTCCATAGAAAAGAGCGTTTGGGACATTGAGAGAAACAGTCCAAATTGCCGCCCACCAAATGGCGAAAGGCATGACAAGAAAAAGTATAAAGAGAAAGAAGCGTTGAATTTATTAGGAGAACCAAAGAGCCGATTCCAAAGCCGAATCTTCCAGAAAATATGAAACCATGAATGGCATCGAGCCACAAAACAGCCAGTTCTATCAAGGTGGTGTAGAGAAAGAAACGATGAAGGTTTTGAAAAATGAAAGGAACTTCTTTTTCTCCACTGTAATTTTTTCGTCTTTCTCCAACAGCACAAGCAGGGGGATCCCAGAAAAAAGTTCGATAGTAAACGCGACGGACGTAGTAGCAAGTTCCCCTAAATCCAAGTGGAGCCCAGATGGT
This window of the Chlamydiota bacterium genome carries:
- a CDS encoding four helix bundle protein; protein product: MTTQNLKLEKEKFKSEFKNRIKIYILKLITHIEGLPQTKIYQIVSNQLLRSGTSIGANYFEARAASSKNDFINFFTHALKSANESKFWLEILTEVNHNNVKETKFLLKEVVEIANVLASSILKPVEQV
- a CDS encoding succinate dehydrogenase, which gives rise to MNISKTQNNSSVLTLRTDLWWLAPLSSSLAILAFVIYATWAAFQKGHFEYQNYHSPFSWPIHPAWWPFSPAFLTIWAPLGFRGTCYYVRRVYYRTFFWDPPACAVGERRKNYSGEKEVPFIFQNLHRFFLYTTLIELAVLWLDAIHGFIFSGRFGFGIGSLVLLINSTLLSLYTFSCHAFRHLVGGNLDCFSQCPKRSFLWKKVSILNERHGLYMWISLGWVGFSDLYVRLLSMGIWKDWRFF